GCGATCATCCTCCTCGGCAATCTCGCCATGGCCGCCTACCTGCTGCGCGAGCTTTTTGCCGTGTCCGCCCGGGCGCCCAACGCGCTCAACGAGGTCTTCGCCCGCCGCAATCCCGGCACGCTGCCGCTGCCCGGTCTGTTGACCGTCGCCGCCGTCGCCGTTTACCTGCTCGCGTGACCCACCCGCCCGCCTCCGCCCGCCTGAGCTTTTGGCAGCGGCGCGTCCGCGGGCCGATTGTCGCCTTGTTTACCCAGGGGATCACCCCCGACAAAGTCGCCCTCACGCTCGCGGTCGGCACCGCCTGCTCGCTGTTTCCCTTTCTCGGCTTCACCTCGCTGCTCAACCTCGGCGTCGGGCTGTGGCTGCGGCTCAACCAGCCGCTGCTCCAGACTCTCAACTATCTGCTCACGGTGCCGCACCTGCTGATGATCGTCGTTTACGTGCGCATCGGCGAGGGGCTCTGGCGCATGCAGGACGACCGCTTTTCCGTGGCCGAAATGCTCCGCGTGTTCCGCGAGGCGACCATCGGCGAATTCCTGCAACGCTTCGGCTGGGCGGGCGTGCATGCCTTCACTGCCTGGGCCCTGACCGCCCCGCTGCTGATCGCGGTGATCTACTTCGCGGTCCGCCCGGCGTTGCGCCGACTGGCCGGCTCGCGCGAACTCAACCGCGCAGTTGCAGACGTGCCGTCCGGGGTTTGACCGCCCAGGCCGCGCCGGCCTCGGCCAGGCCCTGACCCGTGCGGGCCGCGGCCAGCAAAACCTCGTCCAAACCGGACACGTAGGAGAAGACCTGTCCGTCCACTTCGTGCCGCCGGATGTGGGCCGCCGGCACCGGTGTGACCAAAAACTCGCGGTGCAGCCCGGCGATGCAGCGCACATGCAGCGACGCCATGCCAATGGTGCAGACTTCCGCCGGCTCACCCCGGTGATACTTGAGCACATCGCGAAGCATGCGCTCCCGGGTGTCCGATTCCGGAAACGCCGTCTGCTCCCAACGTCCACCCGGTCCGTCGAGGCAGGCATGGCTGTCCTGCACCCACTCGGCGGTGCCGTTCGTTCCCTCGATGCGAAGCGAGGGCCGGCCGATCGCGGCGGAGCTGTGCGTGCCGTAGAAATCCAGCCTGACTCCGTTCACCGTCCGCAGTTGGAGCATCGCGGTGTCGAAGGACTCGATCGCCTGCGCCCGGTAAAGCTCGGCGGTCAGGTTAACGGGCTCGTTGAGCGGCGCCCCGGCCCGCTCGGCCAGGTTGAGCATCACCATGAGAAAATGGGACATGGCGTTGCTCACCGGTGAGTCCAGCACCCAGGCGCCCTCCAGCTTGAGGCGGCCGGCCCAGGCATTGCGCGAGTAGTAGGCGTGGCTGCGCGGCCATGCCGCATGCACCACCAGCCGGCGGAGGGCACCGATCGCGCCGTCCGCGAGTTTCCGCCCGAGCGCGCGCACCTCCGGCGCATGCAGATACTGGAAGCCCACCGCCACGCGGCGCTGATTGGCCGCCGCCGCCTCCGCCATGGCCGCAACGTCGGCCGGGGTGGCGGTGAGGGGTTTCTCCACCAGGACGTCCACGCCGGCACGCACCAGCGCCAGCGTCATGGTGGCGTGCAGGTGAATGGGCGTGGGCACGACCGCAAACGCAATGCGCAACCGCGGCAGCGCCGCCAGCAGCGCTTCGAAGCTGGCCAGAATCTCGCAGCCGGCGGCGCGCAAATCCCCGACCACGGTCTCGTCCGGTTCGGGCGGGAAAACCACCGCCGCCGCCAGCACGAGTTCACCGCGCCGGTGGAAATCCAGCAGGTGCCGGAGATGCACGCGGCCGTAGCCGCCGACGCCCACGAGGACGGTGCGCGGGGCGCTCAAGCGGCCGCCTCCGGTTTCGACCGGCCGCAGGCTGGCGGAGTGCAGGGAGGGGTGGGCATGTGCGAACCCGAGCATTTCGCACGCCGGAGTCGTCACAACGGCCCCATCGGGTAACAGTTAGATTCATGCGGGCTTCCCGGCGGACTGTCTGGTCGTTACTGCATGGTCACCCCGGCTCCCACGCCCCAGCCTCCGCCCACCCCGCCCCATGACCCTCGGCCCCATCCACGTCCTCGATCTTGCCGTCATCCTCGCCTACCTTGGCGCCGTTCTTTGGTTCGGCTGGCGGAGCTCCCACCAGTCGGCGAGCGAGGAGGGCTTCTTCCTTGCCGGCCGCAAGCTCGGCAAGGCCTACCAGTTTTTCCTCAGTTTCGGCAACGCGACCGAGCCCCAGGGCGCGGTCAGCACCGCCAGCCTCGTGCTCCAGCGCGGCGTGACCGGCGTGTGGTTCGCGTTCCAGACCGTTTTCATGAACCCCTACTTCTGGTTCATGAACACCTGGTTTCGCCGCGTGCGGCTCGTGACGCTGGCCGACATGTTTGAAGACCGCCTCGGCAGCCTGTGGCTCAGCCGCTTCTACGCGCTGTTTCAGGTCGGCGTCGCCTGCGCCCTGCTCGGTTTCGGCAATTTCGTCGCCTACAAGATCGCCTCGTCCATCACGCTCAAGCCGGAGGCGCAGTGGACCGCGGCCGAGCGCGCGGCCGTGGACGGCTACATCGAGCTCAAGCAGCTCGAGCAGCAGGTGATCGCCGGCACCCTGCCGGCCGAGGCGAAGCCGCGCCTCGCCGACCTGCGTGACCGCCATGCCCGCGGCGAGTTGCACAGCTACATCACCGTGCTGCCCTCGCTGCCGTTCTACCTCGTCTTCGCCGTGGTGATCGGCGCCTACATGATCCTCGGCGGCATGGCCGCCGCTGCGCTCAACGAGGCGCTGCAGGGTGTGCTCATCATCGTCTTTTCCATTCTGCTGCTGCCGACCGGCCTCCACGCCATCGGCGGCTGGGACCAGCTCAAGGAGCGCGTGCCGCGCGACATGTTCGACCTGTTCGGCGGCAGCGGCGGTTCGCCGCTGTTCATCTTCGCCGTGTTGTTCGCCAGCCTCGTGCAGATCCACGGCCTGAGCCACAACATGGGCATCTACGGCTCCGCCAAGGATGAGTTCGCCGCCCGCTTCGGCGGCGTCTCGGGCGCCTACATGAAGCGCGTGATGATCGTCCTCTGGGCCTTCGCCGGCCTGATCGCGATCGCGCTCTTCGGCCCCGGCGGTCTCGCCGACCCCGACGCGGCCTGGGGTGTCATGACCAACAGGCTGCTCGGGCCCGGCTTCATCGGCCTGATGCTCGCGGGCATTCTCGCCGGCACGATGTCCACCCTCGCCGCCAAGGCCCTGGCCATCGCCTCGCTCTTCGTCCGCAACTTCTGGCGGCACCTCCGCCCGCAGACCACGCAGGAGGAATCCGTGCGCGCCGCCCGCTGGACCATCTTCGCCGTGCTCGTGCTCGGGGTGATTTCCGCCGAGGCGATGAACGACATCGAGACGCTCATCAAGCTGGTGCTGACGGTGAACATTCCCTTCGGCGCCGCGGTGATCCTGATGTTCTTCTGGCGCCGCCTCACTGTGCCCGCCGTGTGGGCCTCGGTCGCGCTCACCGCCTTTGCCATCCTGATCGCCCCGCTGACGGCCTCCCAGTTTCAGGCCGTGGCCCGCCATCCCTCGCTCGTGCAGACCGTCGAGGGCCCGGCCGGCAAACCCGTGCCGGTTTACTTCAAACAGGTCGTGCGCAGCAACCCCGACGACCCCACCAGCGCGCTGGAGGGCCGCGGCCGCTTCAACTTCGAGTGCTACGCCCTCTCCTGGCTCGGCCTGAATCCCGCCCAGCTCACCCCGGCCGGTCGCGAGACCGCCCAGTTTCTCTTCGACGGTTTCTTTCCCTTCGTCGTGCTGATTCTCGTCAGCCTCTTCACCCGGCCGCCCGACCGGGCGCGCGTGGATCAGTTCTACGGGAAGATGAAGACCCCGGTCGGCGCCACGCCCGAACTGGAGGCCGCAGCCATGACTGAAACCCGCCGCGCGCCGGGCCGCTTCGATCACACCAAGCTCTTCGGCGCCCATTCGTCGTGGGAGTTCTGCAAATGGGACCGCGTGGACACGCTCGGCTTCCTCGGCTGCTGCGCCACCTCCGGCGCCATCATCCTCGTCTTCTGGCTGCTCCTGCGCTGGGCGTCCGGCGGCGCCTGAGCCTCGGCCATTTTATCCGGATCAGACTCCTCGCCTGGCTGCTGGCCGTCGTCACTTCCTCCCTAGCAGCGGATTATCGTCCGCAGGACTTCGGTGCCGTTGCCGACGGCAAAAACACCGCCACCCTCCGCCTTGCCCCCGGCTGGACCGCCACCCGCTGCGGCCTCGACGGCTCGTCGCCAACCCCGATCCGCGCCGGCACCCAACTCGCCTACCGGCCCTACGAGATCCTGAGCGTGCGCATCTCCCTCAGCGCACGATCAGCTCGTGGCGGAGAGGCGTAGTAATGCCAATCACCCCTGCCTCAATCAGCCGGACCCCGCGCGCCTTCAGAGCGCCGTCGCCGCCTGGGGCGGCACGTAGGCCTTGCGGGCCTTCCGCACCTGGCCGTGGTTTTCATTCGCCCAGTGGATGAGCGGTGTGACCTTCGTCAGGAGCGATTCCCCGAGTGCAGTCAGCGTGTATTCCACCTTGGGCGGCACCGAGGCATGCACCTCGCGCGTGACGTAGCCGTCGCGCTCCAGTGCGCGCAGCGTCTGCGCGAGCATGCGCTGCGAGATGTCGCCGATTGCCCGTTTCACCTCGGTGAAGCGCAGCGTGCCGTCGGCCAGCGCCAGCAGGGTCAGCAGGCTCCACCGGTCGCCGATGCAGTCGAGCACATCGCGGACCGGGCAGCGCGTCTCGTGGCCGGAACCGGGCACGACGGGTGGGAGGATGAGTTTGGCGGGCATGGTGCGAGTCGGTTACCGCGGGGTTACCTGGTGACAAAAAAGACCTCTCTTGTAGGGGCGTCGCATCTTCGGTATTCTTTCGTAACCAAAGGGCGCATTTGAACCGAGACAAGCCCGGAACCGCCCCGCGAACCAAAAACATCCCGCCGCCACCATGATCGCCCTCACCGCCGCCACCGGCCAGCTCGGCCGCCTCGTCGTCACCCAGCTCCTTGAACAGATCCCCGCGAACCAGATCGTCGCCGTCGTGCGCAACCCCGCCAAGGCCGCCGATCTCGCCGCCCGTGGCGTGAACGTGCGCCGGGCGGGATACACTGACGCCACCGCCCTGGAGCAGGCGCTGGTTGGGGTGGACCGCCTGCTCCTCATCTCGTCGAGTGAGATCGGACAGCGCACCGCCCAGCACCAGAACGTCGTCGCCGCGGCCAAGCGCGCCGGCGTAAAACTTCTCACTTACACCAGTCTGCTCCACGCCGACGAAAGCCCCCTTGATCTCGCCTCCGAACACGTCGCCACCGAGCAGGCGATCAAGGCCTCCGGCCTGCCGCACATCATCCTGCGCAACGGCTGGTATACCGAGAACTACACCGCCTCGGTGAGCCCCGCCGTCGCCAACGGCGCCTTCCTCGGCAGCGCCGGCGACGGACGGATTTCGCTGGCCGCCCGCGCCGACTATGCCGCCGCCGCCGTGGCCGCCCTGACGGGTCAGGCGGAAACCGGCCGCACCTACGAGCTCGCCGGTGACACCGCCGTGACGCTGGCTGAGCTGGCCGCGGAAATATCCCGCCAGACCGGCAAGACCTTCCCCTACCGGAATCTCCCCGTGGCGGAGTATGCGGCCATTCTGCTCAAGATCGGCCTTCCTCCCGCCCTCGCCCACGGCCTGGCCCACTGGGATGACGAAGCGGCGCGCGGCGCACTGTTCGACGACGGGCGCGAGTTGAGCCGTCTCATCGGCCGGCCGACCACGCCCCTCGCCGAATCCGTCCGGCAGGCCCTGAAAAGCTGATCACAGCTTAACGGAGCGGCCCGTGCGCAGGGATTTGGCGGCGGCCTCGGCGAGGACTATCGCCTGGCGACCGTCCTGGGCGGTCACGGGCAGCGGCTTGTCGTTAACCACCGCGTCCACGAAGGTCGCGAGCTCGATGCGGTAGGCCTCGGCATAACGCTCGAGGAAGAAGTGCAGCGGCTTGTCGGAGCTGACGGCGTTGCCATCGGCGAGCTCGACGGTCGTCGGCGTCTGGTTGCCGGCGAGCAGGCGGCCCTTGGCGCCATGGACCTCGATGCGCTGGTCGTAGCCGTAGGCGGCGCGGCGGCTGTTGTTGATGTGGGCCAGCTTGCCGGACTTCGTCTTCATCACGATCATCACCGAGTCGGTGTCGCCGACCTTGGCGACCGCCGGGTCCACGAGACAGCTGCCGTAGGCGAAGATCTCCGCCGGTTCCTCGCCGAGGAGCCAGCGCGCCATGTCGAAGTCGTGGATGGTCATGTCGCGGAACTGGCCACCGGAGACCTTCAGGTAGCCGATCGGCGGCAGGCCGGGGTCGCGACTGGTGATGACGACCTGCTCGACGTTGCCGATGGCGCCGGCGGCGATGCGCGCCTTCACGGCGGCGAAGCTCGGGTCGAAGCGGCGATTGAAGCCGACGAACATCGGCATCTTCGCCTTCTTCACGGCGGCGAGACAGGCGTCCACGCGCTTGAGCGATAGATCGATCGGTTTCTCGCAGAAGATCGCCTTGCCAGCCTTCGCCGCGGCGATGGCGAGATCGGCGTGCGTGTCGGTGGACGACGCGATGATGACGGCCTGCACCTCGGGGTCGCCGAGGGCGGTGCCGATGTTGGTCACGCGCGCGCCGTGTTTCGTGGCGAGCTTCTGCGCGGCGTCGGTGTTGACGTCCACGATGTAACGGAGCCGGGCCTGGCCGGAGGCGGCGAGGTTGGCGGCATGGATGGCGCCGATCCGACCGGCACCGAATTGGGCAAAGGTGAGCATGGGAATGGAGGAGATAAAAGTGAGAGTGAGGGTGAAAGTGGAGGCAGGGATCAGGTTCTGTTATCCTGTCATTCTGAGCGTAGCGAAGAATCCAGTAACGTGGGCGGGGCGTGATTCGTGCTGGATCCTTCGCTTTGCTCAGGATGACGGTTGCGTGTTAATGGTCCGTGGTCGGTTGTCCGTGGTCTCTTGGTCTTACTTCTTCCAAATATCCCCCTCTCCCTCCGCGAACCAACGGGAGGTGGTGACCTTGGGTTGGGTGTAGAACAGGACGCCGGCGCGGCCCTGCATGTGCAGGTCACCGAAGAAGGACTCGTTCCAGCCGCTGAAGGGGAACATGGCCATCGGCGCGGGCACACCGACGTTGATGCCGATCATGCCGGCCCGCACCCGCTGCTTGAACTCGCGGGCCGCCCCGCCGCTGCGGGTGAAGATCGCCGCGCCGTTACCGTAGCTTGATGTGTTGGCCAGCGCGATGGCCTCGTCGAGGCCAGACATGTGCAGAACGTTGAGCACGGGACCGAAGACCTCCTCCTGGGCGAGCTTCATGTCGGCCCGGACATCCTCGATGATCGTGGCACCGAAGTAGAAACCGTTCGGCGCGTCTTTCACCTTCACGCCACGGCCGTCGGCGATGACTTTCGCACCCTCGCGTTCGCCGGCATCCACCAGCCCGCGGACGCGATCGCGGTGGGCGGCGGTGATGACCGCGCCCATGCCGGGCTGCGTCTCGACGTCGGTGCGGCCGACGGTGAGGGATTTCGCCGCCTTCACGAGCTCCGGCATCACTGCGCGACCGCGGTCACCGACGGTCAGCACGCTCGAGCCGGCCATGCAGCGCTCGCCGGCGCAGCCGAAGGCGGCGTTGATCACGGCTTCGACCGTCTTGCCGACGTCGGCGTCGGGCATGACGACCACGTAGTTCTTGGCACCGCCGTTGGCCTGCACGCGCTTGCCGTGTGCGGAAGCGACCTGGTGAATCGACCGCGCCACAGGGGTGGAGCCGACGAAGGAGACGGCCTTGACCAGCGGGTGCGTGAGCAGGGCATCGACGGCGGGCTTGCCGCCGTGCACGAGGTTGAAGACGCCCTTGGGCAGGCCGGCCTCGGCCAGCAGCTCGGCGAGACGGATGGCCGTGAGCGGCACGCGCTCGCTGGGTTTCAGGATGAAGGTGTTGCCGCACACGAGGGCGAGCGGGAACATCCACAGCGGGATCATGGCCGGGAAATTGAAGGGCGTGATGCCGACGCAGACGCCGAGCGGGTGGCGGGCCAGCTCGCCATCGATGCCGCGGGCAATGTTGGGCAGGAGTTCGCCGGTGAGGAGCGTCGGCGCAGCACAGGCAAGCTCCACGACCTCGAAACCGCGGAACAGGTCACCGCGCGACTCGGCGAGGGTCTTGCCATGCTCACGGGAGATGAGACGCGCGATGGCCTCGAAGTCGCGCTCCAGCAGCGTGCGGTATTTGAACATCACGCGGGCGCGCTCGCTCGGCGGCGTGTCGGCCCAGGCCGGGAACGCCGCGTGCGCGGCCTGCACGGCGGCCTCGACCTCGGCGGCGCCGCCGAGCGGAACCTCGGCGATCATTTCGCCCGTCGAGGGATTGAACACGGGCGATACGGCGAGGCCGGAGGCCTGCGACCATTCGCCGCCGATGAAGAACCGGCAGCGCGGGAGGGAGGAGGAAGGGGTCATAAATAAATCTGTTTCGCGTGTCATTCTGAGCGTAGCGAAGAATCCAAGATGATGTTCGCTAACGGTTGTAGTGCTGGATCCTTCGCTGCGCTCAGGATGACAGGTGGTGGGTATTGAGAATTTATCGCACCATCGCGGCGCGCACGAAGGCCACGAGGTCGGCGTAGCCGCCGAGGAACTGGTTGAGGGTGTGAACGGTCGCGCCGTAACGGACGAACTCGGCCGGCGGCATGCCGTCGGCATCGTGCGCCTTGATGAAATCGGGGAACTTTGCACGCAGCTCGGCGAGAATCGCGCCGTCCACGGGTTCGTCGATGGTGAGGCGCGGCGCGGTGGCAGAGACGTTGAACTTCGTCCACCACGTGTAGGGCACGGTCTGCAGCACCTCGCGGCCGATGATCTGCGACCAATGCCCCTCGTGGCGGTAGGCGGCGGCGAGCAGCGTGCCGGGGCGGCCGCTGGCTTTGAAGAGCTGGTGCGCGTGCTTGAAGACCGCGATGCCCGCCCAGTCGAGCGCGCCGGGTGCGGTCGCGATCTTCTCCGCCTCGGCGACGCGCTTCAACTGGTCGTCCACACGGCCGATCATGATCGTGATGTAGGGGCGGATGGCGTCGGCGTTGAGCCCGGCGGCCTTCGCGCGTTTCAGGCCGCGCTCAAGGGCGGCGGAAACAGCGAGTGCCTGGGCCACGGAAAAGCTGACGGTGGCGTTTACCCGGATGCCGCGTGCGGTCATTTCCTCCATCGCGGCGATGCCCACGTCGTTGGCCGGGGCCTTGATCGCGATGTTGGGCGCGAGCGCGGCGAGCTGGATAGCCTGTGCGACCATCAGGTCCTTGTTCGGATAGAACTTAGGGTTCACCTGCATGGACAGGAAACCCTTCATGCCCTTGGTCGCCTCATAGACGGGCAGGAGCTGTTTCGCCGAGGCCTGACCGAGTTCTTGGATCATTTTCCACGCAAGATCATCCTCGGTGTCGTGCGGGTGGTGCCGCATCAGGCGCTCGAGGATGGGCAGGCAGAGCTGCGGGTTGGCCTTGGCGGCCTGGGAGACGATGACGGGGTTCGACGTGCCGCCGACGGCGCCGAGCGCGACGGCTTCACCGAGTTCGGACGGAATGCCGGAGTCGTTCCACCAATCGGCGCCAAGCGCCGTCATCTGGGCCATACGGGAGGGATTCATGGGGAGTCCTGGGTTAAACACCGGTCTGGGCCCGCACGTAGGCGCGGGCGGCCTTGGCCTTCGGCAGGGCGGGCACCTTAACGGGGTCCTCCTCGGCCTCGACCACGAGCCAGCCACGGTAGTCAGCGCCGGCGAGGATGCGGAAGATCGCGGGATAATCCACGCAGCCGTCGCCAGCCACGGTGAACACGCCGTTGGCGACAGCGCGGTAGAACGACCAGCCCTCGCGCCGCACGCGGTCGGCCACCTCGGGGCGCACGCTCTTGAGATGCACGTGCGCGATGCGTGCCGCGTGGCGCCGGGCGACGGCAACGGGATCGATGCCGGCAAAAGCCAGATGACCGGCGTCGAGCAGCAAGGAAATCTCCGGCACACTGGCGAGCAGGCGCTCCAGGTCACCCTCGGCCTGGATGACCGTGCCCATGTGGTGGTGATAAACGATCTTCATCTCCTCGGCGGCGGCCACGGCGGCGAGGTGCTTCATTCCCGCCACCAGCTTCGGCCACTCGGCCTCGGAGAGTCGCGGCTCGAACGTTTCACCGAAACCAAGCGCGGCATGACGGTTGCCGTGGATGCAGCGGGTGCACTCGGCCACGATGGCCACGCGGGCGCCGAGCGTCTTCAGCAGATTCAGGTGACGACGAAAACCCTGCTCCTCCTCGGCCAACGGCTTCGAAGCGAGGTAGGTGCTGTGCCAGCCACTGACGAGCCGCAGATCGTGGCGGCCCAGCGCTTCGGCCAGTGTGGCCGGAGTGCGCGGGTAGGCGTGACCCAGTTCTGAACCGGCGAAGCCGGCGCCGCGCATTTCGGCCAGGATCGTTTCGAGCGGCACGTCGTAGGCGAGATCATCGAAGTCGTCGTTCGACCAGATGATCGGATTCGCACCGACCAGACAGTCGCGGAGTTGGACGGGGGAGCTCATGGCATCAGTAGTGGAAACGCTGTTGCTTGACTGCCCGGTCATAGGCCGCCCGCGCGGCGCGCACGGTGGGCACGGCCGAGACGGCGGCCGGCGGCACATCCCACCACGAGTAGCCGCGCATGACGGACTCCGGCGTGACCGGAATATAGATGAGGCAGGTGTTCTTCTCGGCCTTGGTGGCGGCGAGGGCGGCGCGCAGTTCGTCCTTGGTGCGCGCGGTGAAGGCCGTGGCGCCGAGGCTGCGGGCGTTGGCGGCATAATCCACCTCCATGAACGCGCCATCGAGCCGGCCGCTGCTGCCGGTGCGGGCGCGGAACTCGTTGCCGAAGCTCCGGCCGCCCTGTCCGCGCTGCAGATTGTGGATGCAGCCGAAAGCGCGATTGTCGTTCAGCACGACGGTGAGTTTCCGTCCTTCCTGCACGGCGGTGACGATCTCGGTGTGCAGCATCAGGTAGCTGCCGTCGCCGAGGAACGCATAGACCTCGCGCTCCGGCGCCGCGAGCTTCACGCCAAGCGCGCCGGCGATCTCGTAGCCCATGCAGGAGTAGCCGTATTCGGAATGGTAGTCCGTGGCCGACTTGCCGCGCCACAGCTTGTGGATGTCGCCCGGAATGCCGCCCGAGGCGTGGACCACGGTGCTGCGGGCGTCGGTGAATTCATTCAACACGCCGACCACCTCGCTTTGGTAGAGCAGGCCGTCGCGGCTGCGACGCCCGGGCGCGATCATTGCCTTCCACGGTTTCTCCCAATCGGCCTTGGCCTTGGCGATGGCCCGCGCATGGCCGGTCGGGGCGCGCCAGCTGCGGAGGAGACGGCCGAGCGCAGCGAGCGTGGCACGGGCGTCACCCACCAGCGGCAGGGCACCGTGCTTGGTGGCGTCGGCGGCATGGACATTGATCCCGAAGAAACGCACGCGCGGGTCCTGAAACTGGGTCTTGGAAGCCGTCGTGAAATCCGACAACCGCGTGCCGACGCAGATCACGACATCGGCCTCGGTCGCGATGAGGTTGGCCGCGAGCGTGCCGGTGACGCCGACCGCGCCGAGTCCGAGGGGGTGCGATTCGAGCAGCGCGCCCTTGCCCGCCTGCGTGACACCGACCGGGATGCCGGTGGCCTCGGCGAACTTCTGCAGCGCCAGCGTCGCATCCGAGTAATGCACGCCGCCGCCGGCGACGATCAGCGGTCGCTTGGCTTTGCGCAGGAACGCGGCGGCCTCGCGCAGTCGGGCGGCCAGCGGCACGGTGCGGTCGATTTCATAGACTCGCTTGGCAAAGAAATGCACCGGGCAGTCGAAGGCCTCGGCCTGGACGTCCTCGGGCAGGCAAATCGTCACGGCGCCTGTTTCCGCCGGATCGGCCAGCACGCGCATCGCCTCGGGCAGCGCGGTGAGCAGCTGCTCCGGCCGGTTGATGCGGTCCCAGTAACGCGAGACGGGGCGGAAGCAGTCGTTGACGCTCGTGTCGTGCGAGCCCGGGTGCTCGAGCTGTTGGAGCACGGGCGCGGGGCGGCGGTTGGCGAAGATGTCGCCCGGGAGCAACAGCACCGGCAGGCGGTTGACGGTCGCGGTGGCGGCGCCGGTGACCATGTTGGTCGCGCCGGGTCCGACCGACGAGGTGCAGGCGAGCGTGCCGAGGCGT
The DNA window shown above is from Oleiharenicola lentus and carries:
- the iolD gene encoding 3D-(3,5/4)-trihydroxycyclohexane-1,2-dione acylhydrolase (decyclizing), producing the protein MKTVRITTAAAIVRFLQAQYVRRDGVEHRLINGVCGIFGHGNVTGLGQALEEHGGRALPFLQAKNEQAMVHTAIAYAKTKQRLGTLACTSSVGPGATNMVTGAATATVNRLPVLLLPGDIFANRRPAPVLQQLEHPGSHDTSVNDCFRPVSRYWDRINRPEQLLTALPEAMRVLADPAETGAVTICLPEDVQAEAFDCPVHFFAKRVYEIDRTVPLAARLREAAAFLRKAKRPLIVAGGGVHYSDATLALQKFAEATGIPVGVTQAGKGALLESHPLGLGAVGVTGTLAANLIATEADVVICVGTRLSDFTTASKTQFQDPRVRFFGINVHAADATKHGALPLVGDARATLAALGRLLRSWRAPTGHARAIAKAKADWEKPWKAMIAPGRRSRDGLLYQSEVVGVLNEFTDARSTVVHASGGIPGDIHKLWRGKSATDYHSEYGYSCMGYEIAGALGVKLAAPEREVYAFLGDGSYLMLHTEIVTAVQEGRKLTVVLNDNRAFGCIHNLQRGQGGRSFGNEFRARTGSSGRLDGAFMEVDYAANARSLGATAFTARTKDELRAALAATKAEKNTCLIYIPVTPESVMRGYSWWDVPPAAVSAVPTVRAARAAYDRAVKQQRFHY